CCTCCGGCGAGGTTCGACGCCGCGCTCAACCGGCGCATGCGCAAAACCGCCTGGGTCGATTATCCATCCGACAGATGCACGCGACGCTGACGGTGCGGTGTGCCGGGCCCGATCACTTACGTCTCGCAGGCCAAAAAATGGACGAACAACTTAAGCAAAGCGCTCTCGCATACCACCAGAATCCGAAACCAGGCAAGATTTCGGTCACGCCCACCAAGCCGCTATCGAACCAGCTCGATCTGTCGCTGGCCTACTCGCCAGGCGTTGCCGCGGCCTGTATGGCGATCTACGACGAGCCGCTCGACGCGCAGAAGTACACCTCGCGCGGCAACCTCGTCGGCGTGATCACGAATGGCACGGCCGTGCTCGGCCTTGGCAACATCGGTCCGCTCGCCGCGAAGCCTGTCATGGAAGGCAAGGGCTGTCTCTTCAAGAAATTCGCGGGCATCGACGTGTTCGACATCGAACTCGCCGAGTCCGATCCGGACAAGCTCGTTGAAGCGATTGCGATGCTCGAGCCGACGCTCGGCGGTATCAACCTCGAAGACATCAAGGCGCCCGAGTGCTTCTACATCGAGAAGAAGCTGCGCGAGCGTATGAAGATTCCGGTCTTCCACGACGACCAGCACGGCACGGCGATCATCGCTTCGGCGGCGATCCTGAATGGCCTGAAAGTGGTCGGCAAGAAACTCGACGAAGTGAAGCTCGTGTGTTCGGGCGCGGGCGCAGCGGCGATCGCGTGTCTGGATCTGCTGGTGAATCTGGGCCTGTCGAAGAAGAACATTCTCGTCACCGACTCCAAGGGCGTGATCTACGAAGGCCGCGGCAACCTCGATCCGTCGAAGGAACGCTACGCGGCGAACACCGAGGCACGCACGCTCGCTGACGCGATCCGCGGCTCCGACGTGTTCCTTGGCTGTTCGAGCGCGGGTGTGCTGAAGCCGGAGATGGTCGCCGAAATGGGCACGCAGCCGCTGATTCTCGCGCTGGCAAACCCTGAACCGGAAATCCGCCCGGAAGAGGCCAGGAAGGTTCGCCCGGACTGCATCATCGCGACCGGCCGTTCGGACTATCCGAACCAGGTCAACAACGTGCTGTGCTTCCCGTTCATCTTCCGCGGCGCGCTGGATGTCGGCGCGACCACGATCACGGAAGAAATGAAGCTCGCCTGCGTGCGCGCGATCGCCGAACTCGCCGAAGAAACCGATCAGGGCGATGAAGTCGCGAAGGCCTATGAAGGCCACTCGCTGGAATTCGGCCCCGAGTATCTGATTCCGAAGCCGTTCGATCCGCGTCTGATCATCAAGATCGCGCCGGCCGTCGCGCAAGCCGCGATGGATTCGGGCGTCGCGACCCGTCCGATCAAGGACATGGACGCGTATCGCGAAGAACTCGGCACGACGGTGTATCGCACGGGCATGGTGATGCGTCCGGTGTTCGCGGCCGCCAAGTCGGAGCCGGCGCGCATCGTGTTCGCCGAAGGTGAAGACGAGCGCGTGCTGCGCGCCGCGCAGTTCGTGCTGCTGGAAAAGATCGCCAAGCCGATTCTGGTCGGCCGTCCGTCGGTGATCGAAATGCGTCTGAAGAAGATGGGCTCGAAGCTCAAGTGCGGCGACGACTTCGAGGTCGTCGATCCGGAAGACGATCCGCGCTATCAGAAATCCTGGCAGGCTTACCATGAGCTCGGCGCGCGCGAAGGCGTGACACCGGACGTGGCGAAGGCCGCGATGCGCAAGTTCAACACGCTGATCGGCGCGATCCTCGTGCGCCTTGGCGAAGCGGACGGCATGATCTGCGGCATGATCGGCCAGTACCACGCGCATCTGAAGTTCATCGAGCAAGTGCTGGGCAAGGCGGACAACGTGCAGAACTTCGCCGCGATGAATCTGCTGATGCTGCCGGGCCGCAATCTGTTCATCTGCGATACGTACGTGAATGAAACGCCGACCGCCGAGCAGCTCGCCGATATGACGATGCTGGCTGCGGGTGAGATGGAGAAGTTCGGTATCACGCCGAAGGTGGCGTTGCTGTCGAACTCGAACTTCGGCAGCGCACCGTCGTCGTCGTCGCAACGCATGGCTGCGGCTCGCAAGCTGATTACCGAACGTGCGCCTTCGCTCGAGATCGACGGCGAGATGCACGGCGATGCGGCATTGTCGGAAGCCGTGCGCAAGGCTGCATTCCCGGGTACGACGCTGACCGGCGAAGCCAACCTGCTGATCATGCCGAATGTGGAAGCGGCGAACATCACGTACAACCTGCTGAAGATGATCGGCGGCGAAGGCGTGACGGTCGGCCCGTTCCTGCTGGGCGCGGAGAAGCCGGTGCACATCCTGACGCCGGCTGCGACCGTGCGCCGGATCATCAACATGACGGCAGTGGCTTCGGCCAACGCGCGCAAGGCTGTGAACGCGAAGTAGTGCGGGTGCTTTGAAACTCGGAGCGGCGCTTCGTCGAGGCGTTCGCGACGAGTCTGCGAAAAAGCCACGGATGTCGCGTCCGTGGCTTTTTATTGGCGCATTCGTCGCACCTGTGTCACGCTTCACCTCTCACAGCACGTAAAAAAAGGCGACTGTCCGCGAGGACAGCCGCCTTTTGTTTTTTTGACCGGCGAGCCGGTCAAAGCCATTCCGATCAAGCCGCGTGTTGCGTTTTGCCGGCCTCAGGCGAACGCCACCGCGCCAGCAACTCGTTCCATTTGACGCGCACGCCCTTCACGTTGTTTTCTTTCACGTGACCGTAGCCACGGATGCCGTCCGGCAGATTCGCCAGTTCGATGGCCAGCTCACGCTTCTGCACGGTCAGACCTGCGATCAGTTCACGCACCAGCGCGTCATACTCGCCGATCAACGCACGCTCGGTGCGACGCTCCTCCGTCTTGCCGAACACATCGAGCACGGTGCCGCGCAAGAACTTGAAGCGGGCCAGCACGTGCATTGCGCTGAAAACCCAAGGGCCGTACTTCTTCTTCACCAGATGACCCTTGGCATCCTTCTTCGAGAACGTCGGCGGCGCGAGGTGAATGTGCAGTTTCCAGTCGCCTTCGAAATTCGCTTTCAGCTTTTCGATGAACGCCGGATGGCTGTACAGACGCGCGACTTCGTACTCGTCCTTGTAGGCCATCAACTTGTGCAGGTTCTTCGCGACTGCTTCGGTCAACGGCAATTGGCCGTCGATCGAATCGAGCGCCGACTCCGCCGCACGCACTTGCGATACCAGCGCGCGATAGCGCTCGGCATACGCGCTGTTCTGCCACGCCGTCAGATAGTCGGCACGTTTGTCGATCAGCGTGTCGAGCGCCTTCGGCGTGTGCAGCGAGATGATCTTGCTGCTTGCCGTTTCCGCCGCGGCGCCGCGGCCCTGCGATTGCGCGAGTTTGCGTACCGCTGCCAGATCGTGCGCGGCACGGCGACCCCATTCGAACGCCGCGCGGTTCTTCTCGACCTGCACATTGTTCAGCTCGATGGCGCGCATCAGCGACTGATACATTAGCGGCACCCAGCCGCGTTGCCATGCATAGCCAAGCACGAACGGGTTCGTATAGATCGCATCGCCGAGCAGCGCGACCGCGAAGTGATTCGCGTCGACCGTGTCGACACCGTCGTCGCCTGCGGCCGCACGTACGTCGGCTTCCGTGCTGGTGCCCGGGAAGCGCCAGTTCGGATTCTTGATGAGCTCGGCGGTCGGCGTATGCGCGCTGTTCAACACCACGCGTGTGCGGCCCGCCTGCATGCGCGACACGCATTCGTCGCTGGCCGTGACGATCGCGTCGCAGCCGATCACGAGACTCGCTTCGCCCATGGCGATGCGGGTCGCGTGGATGTCGGCCGGATTCTTCGCGATCTGCACGTGGCTCATCACGGCGCCACCTTTCTGCGCGAGGCCGGTGACGTCGAGCACGGTGACGCCCTTGTTCTCCAGATGCGCGGCCATGCCGAGCAGCGCGCCGATCGTCACGACGCCCGTCCCGCCGACACCCGTCACCAGCACGCCGTACGGCCGCTCCATGGACGGCAACTCGGGTTCCGGCACCGGCGGCATCGCGTCGCCGGCGAGGCCGGAGGCGGCCTTCGGCTTGCGCAACTGACCGCCTTCAATGGAGACGAAGCTCGGGCAGAAACCGTTCACGCACGAGAAGTCCTTGTTGCAGGTCGATTGATTGATCTGGCGTTTCGTACCGTACTCGGTGTCGAGCGGCTCGACCGACAGGCAGTTCGACTTCACCGAGCAATCGCCGCAGCCTTCGCACACCGCCTCGTTGATCACGACGCGGCGCGCCGGGTCTGGATACGTGCCGCGTTTCCTGCGGCGGCGTTTCTCCGTTGCACAAGTCTGGTCGTAGATCAGGATCGTCGTGCCGGACACTTCGCGCAATTCACGCTGCACCTCGTCGAGCTTGTCGCGATGATGGATGTCGATGCCCGGCGCGAGGCCGACGTTCGCGGAGTACTTCTCCGGCTCGTCGGTGACGATCACGATTTTGGTCGCGCCTTCGGCGGCGAGCTGATGCGTGATCTGCGGCACGGTCAGCACACCGTCGACCGGCTGGCCGCCGGTCATGGCGACCGCGTCGTTATAGAGAATCTTGTACGTGATGTTGGCCTTCGACGCGATCGCCGCGCGAATTGCCAATAGCCCTGAGTGGAAGTAGGTGCCGTCGCCGAGATTGGCGAACACGTGCTTGTCGTTGCTGAACGGCGCCTGGCCGATCCACGCGACGCCTTCGCCGCCCATCTGGCTGAACGTACTGGTGCTGCGGTCCATCCACACAGTCATGTAATGGCAGCCGATGCCGGCCATCGCGCGCGAACCTTCCGGCACGTTGGTCGACGTGTTGTGCGGGCA
The nucleotide sequence above comes from Paraburkholderia sp. FT54. Encoded proteins:
- a CDS encoding NADP-dependent malic enzyme; the protein is MDEQLKQSALAYHQNPKPGKISVTPTKPLSNQLDLSLAYSPGVAAACMAIYDEPLDAQKYTSRGNLVGVITNGTAVLGLGNIGPLAAKPVMEGKGCLFKKFAGIDVFDIELAESDPDKLVEAIAMLEPTLGGINLEDIKAPECFYIEKKLRERMKIPVFHDDQHGTAIIASAAILNGLKVVGKKLDEVKLVCSGAGAAAIACLDLLVNLGLSKKNILVTDSKGVIYEGRGNLDPSKERYAANTEARTLADAIRGSDVFLGCSSAGVLKPEMVAEMGTQPLILALANPEPEIRPEEARKVRPDCIIATGRSDYPNQVNNVLCFPFIFRGALDVGATTITEEMKLACVRAIAELAEETDQGDEVAKAYEGHSLEFGPEYLIPKPFDPRLIIKIAPAVAQAAMDSGVATRPIKDMDAYREELGTTVYRTGMVMRPVFAAAKSEPARIVFAEGEDERVLRAAQFVLLEKIAKPILVGRPSVIEMRLKKMGSKLKCGDDFEVVDPEDDPRYQKSWQAYHELGAREGVTPDVAKAAMRKFNTLIGAILVRLGEADGMICGMIGQYHAHLKFIEQVLGKADNVQNFAAMNLLMLPGRNLFICDTYVNETPTAEQLADMTMLAAGEMEKFGITPKVALLSNSNFGSAPSSSSQRMAAARKLITERAPSLEIDGEMHGDAALSEAVRKAAFPGTTLTGEANLLIMPNVEAANITYNLLKMIGGEGVTVGPFLLGAEKPVHILTPAATVRRIINMTAVASANARKAVNAK
- a CDS encoding indolepyruvate ferredoxin oxidoreductase family protein; translation: MNAPLDAGQRASLEAALSSVTLDDKYTLERGRAYMSGIQALVRLPMLQQERDRAAGLNTAGFISGYRGSPLGGLDQSLWKAKQHLAAHQVVFQPGVNEDLAATAVWGSQQVNLYPSAKYDGVFSMWYGKGPGVDRSGDVFKHGNSAGSARNGGVLVLAGDDHAAKSSTLAHQSEHIFKACGLPVLFPSNVQEYLDFGLHGWAMSRYSGLWVAMKCVTDVVESSASVDIDPHRTKIILPEDFAMPEGGLNIRWPDPPLVQEARLLDYKWYAALAYVRANKLDRVEIDSPHARFGIMTGGKAYLDVRQALTDLGLDDETCSRIGIRLYKVGCVWPLEAQGAQAFARGLDEILVVEEKRQILEYAIKEELYNWPDAQRPRVFGKFDEKDGAGGEWSVPMGNWLLPAHYELSPAIIAKAIATRLDKFDLPSDVRARIATRIAVIEAKEKALARPRVEAERKPWFCSGCPHNTSTNVPEGSRAMAGIGCHYMTVWMDRSTSTFSQMGGEGVAWIGQAPFSNDKHVFANLGDGTYFHSGLLAIRAAIASKANITYKILYNDAVAMTGGQPVDGVLTVPQITHQLAAEGATKIVIVTDEPEKYSANVGLAPGIDIHHRDKLDEVQRELREVSGTTILIYDQTCATEKRRRRKRGTYPDPARRVVINEAVCEGCGDCSVKSNCLSVEPLDTEYGTKRQINQSTCNKDFSCVNGFCPSFVSIEGGQLRKPKAASGLAGDAMPPVPEPELPSMERPYGVLVTGVGGTGVVTIGALLGMAAHLENKGVTVLDVTGLAQKGGAVMSHVQIAKNPADIHATRIAMGEASLVIGCDAIVTASDECVSRMQAGRTRVVLNSAHTPTAELIKNPNWRFPGTSTEADVRAAAGDDGVDTVDANHFAVALLGDAIYTNPFVLGYAWQRGWVPLMYQSLMRAIELNNVQVEKNRAAFEWGRRAAHDLAAVRKLAQSQGRGAAAETASSKIISLHTPKALDTLIDKRADYLTAWQNSAYAERYRALVSQVRAAESALDSIDGQLPLTEAVAKNLHKLMAYKDEYEVARLYSHPAFIEKLKANFEGDWKLHIHLAPPTFSKKDAKGHLVKKKYGPWVFSAMHVLARFKFLRGTVLDVFGKTEERRTERALIGEYDALVRELIAGLTVQKRELAIELANLPDGIRGYGHVKENNVKGVRVKWNELLARWRSPEAGKTQHAA